A genomic stretch from Rhodomicrobium vannielii ATCC 17100 includes:
- a CDS encoding class I SAM-dependent methyltransferase, whose translation MPSDASDSGLTPLALKLRRDIAERGPIPLHDYMEACLYDLQHGYYRKRDPLGRGGDFITAPEISQVFGELIGLWAAQVWMQMGQPQSVCLVELGPGRGTLMADALRAARVMPGFLQSIAVHLVESSEVLREAQKATLAGVPVPIQWHGDMGEVPSGPAIVIANEFFDCLPVRQFAFDGAAEVWRERVVAFEDGAFHLATSADVAQPPLTAASYGEPRDGDILEHCPGVGPLLAKFAARAGDAPLAALVIDYGYAKPAFGETLQAVRRHKFAGLFDAPGETDLTAHVDFSRLARLAEEASFVVFGPMAMGEWLLRLGVEARANQLLASTSAEEARAIAQSIARLVDPAQMGALFKILSWTRGISEPPPPFGEHV comes from the coding sequence CGATTATATGGAAGCGTGCCTTTACGACCTCCAGCACGGCTATTACCGCAAGCGCGATCCGCTCGGACGCGGGGGAGACTTCATCACCGCGCCTGAAATCTCGCAGGTTTTCGGCGAGTTGATCGGCCTCTGGGCGGCGCAAGTCTGGATGCAGATGGGCCAGCCGCAATCGGTGTGCCTCGTCGAGCTTGGGCCGGGACGCGGTACGCTCATGGCGGATGCGCTTCGTGCCGCCCGCGTTATGCCCGGCTTCTTGCAGAGCATCGCGGTGCATCTCGTGGAAAGCTCCGAGGTGCTGCGCGAGGCGCAGAAGGCGACGCTCGCGGGCGTTCCCGTTCCGATCCAATGGCATGGCGACATGGGCGAAGTGCCGAGCGGCCCCGCCATCGTCATCGCGAACGAATTTTTCGACTGCCTGCCCGTTCGCCAGTTCGCATTCGACGGCGCGGCCGAGGTGTGGCGCGAGCGCGTTGTGGCTTTCGAGGATGGCGCTTTCCATCTCGCGACATCGGCCGACGTTGCGCAGCCGCCGCTGACAGCCGCCTCTTATGGTGAACCGCGCGACGGCGATATCCTCGAACACTGCCCCGGCGTCGGGCCGCTTCTCGCCAAATTCGCGGCGCGCGCGGGAGACGCTCCGCTTGCGGCGCTCGTCATCGATTACGGCTACGCGAAACCGGCCTTCGGTGAGACATTGCAGGCCGTGCGCCGTCACAAGTTCGCCGGGCTGTTCGACGCGCCGGGCGAGACAGACCTCACCGCGCATGTGGACTTCTCACGGCTCGCGCGGCTTGCGGAGGAAGCGAGCTTCGTCGTCTTCGGGCCAATGGCGATGGGCGAATGGCTTCTGCGTCTCGGCGTCGAGGCGCGCGCGAACCAGCTGCTTGCCAGCACTTCGGCGGAGGAGGCGCGCGCCATCGCGCAGAGCATCGCTCGGCTCGTCGATCCGGCGCAGATGGGGGCGCTTTTCAAGATCCTTTCATGGACGCGTGGCATATCGGAGCCACCGCCGCCTTTCGGCGAGCACGTTTAA
- the pgeF gene encoding peptidoglycan editing factor PgeF — protein sequence MAEAVTFKAAEGLSVPSIRHGFFLRTGGVSEGIYASLNCGRGSRDRREAVDENRARVAMVLGVSPASLIGPYQIHSPKAVIAHEPWEPGDAPQADAVVTATPGLAMSVLTADCAPVLLADAEAGVVAAAHAGWKGAKAGVLEAAIEAMESLGAKASRISAAIGPAISQRAYEVGPEFRAAFTEGAPENDKYFSDAFGPRPHFNLSAYVLDRLVSAGVKSAEDIGVCTHENESILFSYRRTCLRSQPDYGRQISAIVVG from the coding sequence GTGGCTGAGGCAGTGACATTCAAGGCGGCGGAGGGGCTTTCGGTCCCGAGCATCCGGCACGGCTTCTTTCTGCGCACGGGCGGCGTGTCCGAGGGCATCTATGCCTCGCTCAATTGCGGGCGCGGCTCCCGCGACCGGCGCGAGGCCGTCGATGAAAATCGGGCGCGTGTTGCCATGGTGCTCGGCGTCTCGCCCGCATCGCTGATCGGGCCTTATCAGATCCATTCGCCGAAAGCGGTGATCGCGCACGAGCCGTGGGAGCCGGGTGACGCACCGCAGGCCGACGCCGTCGTGACCGCAACGCCGGGGCTTGCGATGAGCGTGCTCACGGCCGATTGCGCGCCCGTTCTTCTGGCCGATGCGGAGGCAGGCGTCGTCGCCGCGGCGCATGCGGGCTGGAAGGGTGCGAAGGCGGGTGTGCTCGAAGCCGCCATCGAGGCCATGGAGAGCCTCGGCGCGAAGGCGTCGCGCATCTCAGCCGCAATCGGCCCCGCCATCTCGCAACGCGCGTATGAGGTCGGGCCGGAATTTCGCGCGGCGTTCACCGAAGGGGCACCGGAGAACGACAAGTATTTCTCGGATGCGTTCGGACCACGCCCGCATTTCAACTTATCCGCCTATGTGCTGGATAGACTTGTCTCGGCGGGAGTGAAATCGGCGGAAGACATCGGCGTCTGCACGCACGAAAACGAATCGATTCTCTTCAGTTACCGACGCACTTGCTTGCGCTCCCAACCGGATTACGGACGCCAAATTTCCGCCATTGTGGTCGGGTGA
- a CDS encoding ribose-phosphate pyrophosphokinase — translation MKLVAGNSNRPLANAIAAYLKTPLTECLVRRFSDMEIFVEVRENVRGEDIFVIQSTSYPANDNLMELLILTDALRRASARRITAVIPYFGYARQDRKTLPRTPISAKLVANLITHAGADRVLTVDLHAGQIQGFFDIPTDNLYAAPVMVRDITKRYTDGNITVVSPDVGGVVRARSLASRIDAPLAIIDKRRDRPGESEVMNVIGNVTGRHCILIDDIIDSGGTLCNAAHALIEKGACSVAAYATHGVFSGGAVARIQASKIDTLVITDTIVPTEAVRVASNIEVLSLSALIGEAILRTSGEESVSSLFD, via the coding sequence ATGAAGCTGGTCGCTGGCAATAGCAATCGGCCCCTGGCTAACGCCATCGCCGCTTATCTGAAAACACCGCTGACGGAATGCCTCGTGCGCCGCTTCTCGGACATGGAAATCTTTGTCGAGGTGCGTGAAAACGTCCGCGGCGAAGACATCTTCGTGATCCAGTCGACGTCCTACCCGGCGAACGACAATCTCATGGAGCTGCTGATCCTCACCGATGCGCTGAGGCGCGCGTCGGCGCGACGCATCACGGCGGTCATCCCGTATTTCGGCTACGCCCGGCAGGACCGCAAGACGCTGCCCCGCACCCCGATTTCGGCGAAGCTCGTGGCGAACCTCATCACGCATGCGGGCGCCGACCGCGTGCTGACGGTCGATCTCCACGCGGGCCAGATCCAGGGCTTTTTCGACATCCCGACCGACAACCTCTATGCCGCACCGGTCATGGTGCGCGACATCACCAAGCGCTACACCGACGGTAACATCACCGTTGTCTCGCCGGACGTTGGCGGCGTGGTTCGTGCACGTAGCCTCGCAAGTCGCATCGATGCGCCGCTCGCCATCATCGACAAGCGCCGCGACCGTCCGGGTGAATCCGAGGTCATGAACGTGATCGGCAACGTGACCGGCCGCCACTGCATCCTCATCGACGACATCATCGACTCCGGCGGCACCCTGTGTAATGCCGCGCATGCGCTGATCGAGAAGGGTGCCTGCTCCGTCGCAGCCTACGCCACACACGGCGTGTTTTCCGGTGGCGCGGTGGCCCGCATACAGGCGTCGAAGATCGACACGCTCGTCATCACGGATACCATCGTGCCGACCGAGGCCGTCCGCGTTGCGAGCAACATCGAGGTGCTGTCTTTGTCCGCGCTGATCGGCGAGGCGATCCTTCGCACGTCCGGCGAGGAGTCGGTTTCCAGTCTGTTCGATTAG
- a CDS encoding 50S ribosomal protein L25/general stress protein Ctc, with amino-acid sequence MAEVIELKAQAREGTGKLANRALRAKKLVPGIVYGGEKGPANVALEYRHVWQHYQTGHFLSTVYLLDIDGKKERVIPRDVQVDPVRDFPIHVDFLRVSKSSRIEVEIPVHFVNEEASPGLKRGGALNIVRHAVELSCPADSIPEFITVDLTGYDIGDSIHISAVKLPAGITPTITDRDFTVATIAGAAAQISEEAAEAAAAEKSE; translated from the coding sequence ATGGCTGAGGTTATCGAACTCAAGGCGCAAGCGCGCGAAGGCACCGGCAAGCTCGCGAACCGCGCGCTTCGGGCAAAGAAGCTCGTTCCGGGCATCGTCTACGGCGGCGAAAAGGGCCCGGCGAATGTCGCGCTCGAATATCGGCACGTCTGGCAGCACTATCAGACCGGCCACTTCCTCTCGACGGTCTATCTGCTCGACATCGACGGCAAGAAAGAGCGCGTGATCCCGCGCGACGTGCAGGTCGATCCGGTGCGCGATTTTCCGATCCATGTGGATTTCCTGCGCGTCTCGAAGTCCTCGCGCATCGAAGTCGAAATCCCGGTGCACTTCGTCAATGAAGAAGCCTCGCCCGGCCTGAAGCGCGGCGGCGCTCTCAATATCGTGCGCCATGCGGTCGAACTGTCGTGCCCGGCTGATTCAATCCCTGAGTTCATTACGGTCGACCTTACCGGCTACGACATCGGCGACAGCATTCACATCTCGGCCGTGAAGCTTCCGGCCGGCATCACGCCCACCATCACCGACCGCGATTTTACTGTCGCGACGATCGCGGGTGCGGCTGCGCAGATCTCGGAAGAGGCGGCTGAAGCTGCCGCGGCCGAAAAGAGCGAGTAG
- the ychF gene encoding redox-regulated ATPase YchF, with protein sequence MGFKCGIVGLPNVGKSTLFNALTQTAAAQAANYPFCTIEPNVGEVSVPDERLQKIAAAAKSAAIIPTRLTFVDIAGLVRGASKGEGLGNKFLANIRECDAIAYVLRCFVDDDVTHVEGRVDPLADADTIETELMLADLESLERRRPALEKKAKGADKEAKTAIQLIDIALKYVAEGKPARLALAEIPEADHRAFRNLQLLTAKPALYVCNVDEASAGTGNEYSKIVEDRFKPEGAEVVIISAKIESELAQLDEEERTLYLADLGLTEPGLNRLISAGYHLLDLITYFTAGPKETRAWTITKGTAAPAAAGVIHSDFEKGFIRAETIAYSDFVSLGGETGAKEAGKFRLEGKEYVVNDGDVLHFRFAN encoded by the coding sequence ATGGGTTTCAAGTGCGGTATCGTCGGCCTGCCAAACGTGGGTAAGTCCACGCTTTTCAATGCCTTGACGCAGACGGCGGCAGCGCAGGCCGCAAACTATCCCTTCTGCACGATCGAGCCGAATGTCGGCGAAGTCTCCGTGCCCGACGAGCGCCTTCAGAAGATTGCCGCCGCCGCGAAATCCGCCGCGATCATCCCCACGCGCCTCACCTTCGTGGACATCGCAGGCCTCGTGCGCGGCGCGTCTAAGGGCGAAGGTCTCGGCAATAAGTTCCTCGCCAACATCCGCGAATGCGACGCCATCGCCTATGTGCTCCGCTGCTTCGTAGACGACGATGTGACGCATGTCGAAGGCCGCGTCGATCCACTGGCCGACGCGGACACGATCGAGACGGAACTGATGCTCGCCGATCTCGAAAGCCTGGAGCGCCGCCGCCCTGCGCTCGAAAAGAAGGCCAAGGGCGCAGACAAGGAAGCGAAAACCGCGATTCAGTTGATCGATATCGCCCTCAAATATGTCGCGGAGGGTAAACCCGCACGCCTCGCGCTGGCAGAAATTCCCGAGGCCGATCACCGCGCCTTCCGCAATCTCCAGCTTCTCACGGCGAAGCCCGCGCTTTACGTCTGCAATGTGGACGAGGCGAGCGCGGGGACTGGCAACGAATATTCGAAAATAGTGGAGGATCGCTTCAAGCCCGAAGGCGCGGAAGTGGTCATCATCTCGGCCAAGATCGAATCCGAACTTGCGCAGCTCGACGAGGAGGAGCGCACGCTCTATCTGGCCGATCTTGGCCTGACCGAGCCGGGCCTCAACCGCCTGATTTCAGCGGGTTACCACCTTCTCGACCTGATCACCTATTTCACCGCTGGCCCGAAAGAAACACGCGCCTGGACGATCACCAAGGGCACGGCTGCACCCGCTGCCGCTGGCGTGATCCACTCCGATTTCGAGAAGGGCTTCATCCGCGCCGAGACGATCGCCTATAGTGATTTTGTTTCGCTCGGCGGCGAAACGGGGGCCAAGGAGGCCGGTAAATTCCGCCTCGAAGGGAAGGAATACGTCGTCAACGACGGCGACGTGTTGCATTTCCGCTTCGCAAATTAG
- a CDS encoding IS481 family transposase, which produces MGQILHGSATTTEAVRRAIQHSQESLRALAKRYGINTKTVSKWKKRSSVADVPTGPKEPKSTVLSVEEEAIIVAFRKHTLLPLDDCLYALQATIPHLTRSSLHRCLQRHGISRLPDVEGDKPARKKFKSYPIGYFHVDIAEVQTAEGKLYLYVAIDRTSKFAFVQLVKKTGRTSASAFLVALIEAVPYKIHTVLTDNGIQFTFPPRYADGPTARYMTHMFDMRCSENGIEHRLTKVKHPWTNGQVERMNRTIKEATVKRYHYDRHEQLETHLSDFINAYNFARRLKTLKGLTPYEFICKCWTNEPERFKIDPIHQMPGLNN; this is translated from the coding sequence ATGGGACAAATTCTTCATGGGAGCGCCACAACGACTGAGGCGGTCCGTCGAGCGATACAGCATAGTCAAGAGAGCTTGAGGGCCCTGGCCAAGCGCTACGGCATCAACACGAAGACGGTCTCGAAATGGAAGAAGCGCTCATCCGTCGCCGATGTGCCGACTGGACCGAAAGAGCCGAAATCCACGGTTCTGTCGGTCGAGGAAGAGGCGATAATCGTCGCCTTCCGCAAGCATACGCTCTTGCCGCTCGACGATTGCCTCTATGCGCTACAGGCGACGATACCGCATCTGACTCGCTCGTCGCTGCATCGCTGTCTTCAACGCCACGGTATTTCTCGGCTGCCGGACGTCGAAGGCGACAAGCCCGCCAGGAAGAAGTTCAAGTCCTATCCGATCGGCTATTTTCATGTCGACATAGCCGAAGTGCAGACGGCCGAAGGCAAGCTCTATCTCTACGTCGCCATTGACCGCACGAGCAAATTCGCCTTCGTGCAACTCGTCAAAAAGACCGGCAGGACGTCCGCTTCAGCCTTCCTCGTCGCCCTGATAGAGGCAGTTCCCTACAAGATTCACACGGTGCTCACCGACAACGGCATCCAGTTCACGTTTCCGCCGCGTTATGCCGATGGACCAACGGCCAGATACATGACGCACATGTTCGACATGCGATGCAGCGAGAACGGCATTGAGCACCGCCTCACCAAGGTCAAGCATCCCTGGACAAACGGCCAGGTCGAGCGAATGAACCGGACGATCAAGGAGGCGACGGTCAAACGCTATCACTACGACCGTCACGAGCAGCTCGAAACCCACCTATCGGACTTCATCAACGCCTATAACTTTGCTCGCCGACTAAAGACCCTCAAAGGCCTCACGCCTTATGAGTTCATCTGTAAATGCTGGACGAATGAGCCGGAAAGATTCAAGATCGATCCAATCCATCAAATGCCGGGACTGAACAATTAG
- the dgcA gene encoding N-acetyl-D-Glu racemase DgcA, which produces MRKLSVAIESWPIAGAFTISRGSRTEARVVVATVEEGGARGRGECVPYPRYGETVEGVAAKIESLAEAIAGGATRADLLTLLPGGAARNALDCALWDLEAKLAGKRAWELAGIAAPQPATTAYTLSLGDPASMEAAARAASHRPILKVKLGGAGDAERIAAVRRGAPNATLIADANEAWDDAVFAENLAACRAAGVALVEQPLPAGADARLADVAEEERGLIRFCADESIHTAADLDQIAARYQAINIKLDKTGGLTAALELKREALARGLSIMVGCMVGTSLAMAPALLLANGADYVDLDGPLLLARDRDPGLAFEGSVIDGLPAALWG; this is translated from the coding sequence ATGCGCAAGCTCTCTGTCGCCATCGAAAGCTGGCCCATAGCGGGGGCGTTCACGATCTCGCGGGGCAGTCGCACCGAAGCGCGTGTGGTGGTCGCGACCGTCGAGGAAGGCGGCGCGCGTGGGCGCGGTGAATGCGTGCCTTATCCGCGCTACGGCGAAACCGTCGAAGGGGTGGCCGCGAAAATCGAAAGCCTCGCCGAAGCGATAGCGGGCGGGGCGACGCGGGCCGATCTCCTGACGCTGCTGCCGGGAGGTGCGGCGCGTAACGCGCTCGACTGCGCGCTTTGGGATCTGGAAGCAAAGCTTGCGGGCAAGCGCGCGTGGGAGCTTGCGGGTATCGCCGCGCCTCAACCAGCCACCACCGCCTATACACTTAGCCTCGGCGATCCCGCTTCGATGGAGGCCGCCGCGCGCGCTGCAAGCCATCGGCCGATCCTCAAGGTAAAGCTCGGCGGCGCTGGCGACGCGGAACGCATCGCCGCAGTGCGTCGCGGTGCGCCCAACGCGACGCTCATCGCCGACGCCAACGAGGCATGGGACGACGCTGTGTTCGCGGAAAATCTGGCGGCATGCCGCGCCGCCGGCGTCGCGCTCGTGGAGCAGCCGCTCCCCGCCGGAGCCGACGCGCGTCTCGCCGATGTCGCGGAGGAAGAGCGCGGCCTCATCCGCTTCTGCGCCGACGAAAGCATCCACACCGCCGCAGACCTCGACCAGATCGCGGCGCGCTATCAGGCGATCAACATCAAGCTCGACAAGACGGGCGGCCTGACCGCCGCGCTGGAACTCAAGCGCGAGGCGCTCGCGCGCGGACTGTCGATCATGGTCGGCTGCATGGTCGGCACGTCGCTCGCGATGGCACCCGCGCTGCTTCTCGCCAACGGCGCGGACTATGTCGATCTCGACGGTCCGCTGCTGCTGGCGCGCGACCGCGACCCCGGCCTTGCTTTCGAGGGCAGCGTCATTGACGGACTGCCTGCTGCATTGTGGGGGTAG
- the dgcN gene encoding N-acetyltransferase DgcN yields MLIRHPYLLFLGDVPDQLSAKTAQGIVDWRRDWCLGQLRLPGCEADTGLPDMTVQQAADAGAKTLIVGVVNAGGVLPEHWIGVIQQALAAGLDVASGLHVRLSSIPAIAETARECGRELFDVRHSDQKFAVGKGTKRSGMRLLTVGTDCSVGKKYAALALEKEMRARGFDADFKATGQTGVFISGRGVAIDAVVADFISGAVEWISPAADISHWDLIEGQGSLFHPSFAGVSLGLLHGAQADAFVVCHEPTRKTMRNVAHPLPSIREVIDMTVRLGALTNPSIRPIGISVNTQALDEKAATDYLKRLQDEHFLPAADPIRFGVGSIVERIAADFPLTRGAVKAG; encoded by the coding sequence ATGCTCATTCGCCATCCCTATCTCCTTTTTCTCGGCGACGTTCCCGATCAGCTCTCGGCCAAGACCGCGCAAGGCATCGTGGACTGGCGGCGCGACTGGTGTCTCGGCCAACTCCGCCTTCCGGGTTGCGAGGCCGATACCGGCCTGCCCGACATGACGGTTCAGCAGGCCGCCGATGCGGGCGCGAAGACGCTGATCGTCGGCGTGGTGAACGCGGGCGGCGTGCTGCCCGAGCACTGGATCGGCGTCATTCAGCAGGCGCTCGCGGCGGGGCTCGACGTGGCGAGCGGGCTGCATGTGCGGCTGTCGTCCATCCCGGCGATTGCGGAAACCGCGCGCGAATGCGGCCGCGAACTGTTCGATGTGCGCCATTCCGACCAGAAATTCGCCGTCGGCAAGGGCACGAAGCGCTCGGGCATGCGGCTTCTCACCGTTGGCACCGATTGCTCGGTGGGCAAGAAATACGCCGCACTGGCGCTTGAAAAGGAGATGCGCGCGCGAGGCTTCGACGCCGATTTCAAGGCGACGGGGCAGACGGGCGTCTTCATTTCGGGGCGCGGCGTCGCAATCGATGCGGTGGTCGCCGATTTCATTTCCGGGGCAGTGGAATGGATTTCGCCCGCCGCCGATATCAGCCATTGGGATCTGATCGAAGGGCAGGGTTCGCTGTTCCATCCGTCTTTCGCGGGTGTGTCGCTGGGGCTTTTGCACGGCGCGCAGGCCGATGCGTTCGTCGTCTGTCATGAGCCGACGCGCAAGACGATGCGCAACGTCGCGCACCCGCTGCCATCGATCCGCGAAGTGATCGACATGACCGTGCGCCTCGGCGCGCTCACCAATCCGAGCATCCGGCCTATCGGTATTTCCGTGAACACGCAGGCGCTCGACGAGAAAGCCGCGACCGACTATCTGAAGCGGCTTCAGGATGAGCATTTCCTCCCTGCTGCGGACCCGATCCGCTTCGGCGTCGGCTCTATCGTGGAGCGCATCGCGGCAGATTTTCCGCTGACGCGCGGTGCGGTGAAGGCGGGCTAG
- a CDS encoding TonB-dependent receptor — protein sequence MSKVIIAVLGTAAAGLCAEQAVAQSTDRPSTLPPIVVNAEKAKKPGKKKATPSTEANGAAEAVPQDLAEPEPQTLAKPLSGTVLSGAALTEARPGERDAAALLTAAPGVAVATGGGVSALPAINGLGDERIRTELNGMLITSACANRMNPALSYVDPSAIGKVEVNTALAPVSKGGDSIGGTISVERAPANFATVPGEVLTAATLTTFYRSNGDGFGGSVHAEAATQNLNATYNGAWSQSRNYERGGGEEVRSTEYEAGNHALTLTARDGRDLYVLEGTYQKIPYQGFVNQRMDLTDNQGWAVNARALQHYGWGTLDARAYYQRTLHEMNFLADKGGNMPMNTDGSDFGYSVKAEILTSPRDKVRIGNEFHGQTLDDWWPPVAGMAMMGPDTYENINGGTRARVGTFAEWERKWTPEWSTLLGARNDIVWMDTGDVRPYSWTSMMQADDIAAATAFNARDHARTDVNFDLTALARYEPNAASAYEFGYARKTRSPNLYERYSWGKGMMASTMIGWFGDGNGYVGNLDLDPEVAHTVSATAAWRTGPAGEYEVKVTPFYSYVEDFIDVNYLKTFTTSNFQNGKFRQFQFANHDAELYGVNVSGKAPLWASADYGRFGVNSTIGWVEGERTDGVNLYRIMPLNARAALTHSLGNWSSTAEVQLVASKDQVQSLRNEFETPGYALLNLRTSYLWSNVRFDLAVENVFDKLYYQPLGGFDYADFKATSGAEYGAVAGVGRSFNAAVTVKF from the coding sequence ATGTCGAAAGTCATCATCGCGGTGCTTGGCACCGCGGCAGCGGGGCTGTGCGCAGAGCAGGCCGTTGCACAATCAACCGATCGCCCGTCCACCCTGCCGCCCATCGTGGTGAACGCAGAGAAGGCAAAGAAGCCTGGAAAAAAGAAGGCCACGCCTTCGACCGAAGCCAACGGCGCGGCCGAGGCGGTGCCGCAAGACCTCGCCGAGCCGGAGCCGCAAACGCTGGCGAAGCCCTTATCGGGGACAGTCCTTTCCGGCGCGGCTCTCACCGAAGCGCGTCCCGGCGAACGCGACGCAGCCGCACTTTTGACCGCAGCGCCCGGCGTGGCCGTCGCGACGGGCGGCGGCGTGTCGGCGCTCCCGGCCATCAACGGCCTCGGCGATGAGCGCATCCGCACCGAACTCAACGGCATGCTCATCACGTCGGCATGCGCGAACCGCATGAACCCGGCGCTGTCCTATGTCGATCCGTCGGCCATCGGCAAGGTGGAGGTCAATACGGCGCTGGCGCCGGTTAGCAAGGGCGGCGATTCGATCGGCGGTACGATCTCGGTCGAGCGCGCGCCCGCAAACTTCGCGACCGTACCGGGCGAGGTGCTGACAGCGGCGACGCTCACAACCTTCTACCGCAGCAACGGCGACGGCTTCGGCGGCTCGGTCCATGCCGAGGCGGCGACGCAGAACCTGAACGCCACCTATAACGGCGCGTGGAGCCAATCGCGTAACTACGAACGCGGCGGCGGCGAGGAAGTCCGCTCTACCGAATATGAGGCGGGCAACCACGCGCTCACGCTCACAGCGCGCGACGGCCGTGACCTGTACGTGCTCGAAGGCACCTATCAGAAGATCCCGTATCAGGGCTTCGTCAATCAGCGCATGGACCTGACGGACAATCAGGGCTGGGCGGTCAACGCCCGCGCTCTCCAGCATTACGGGTGGGGTACGCTCGACGCACGCGCGTATTACCAGCGCACGCTGCACGAGATGAACTTCCTTGCGGACAAGGGCGGCAACATGCCGATGAACACCGATGGCAGCGACTTCGGCTATTCGGTGAAGGCGGAAATCCTCACCTCGCCGCGCGACAAGGTTCGCATCGGCAACGAGTTCCACGGTCAGACACTCGACGACTGGTGGCCGCCGGTTGCTGGCATGGCGATGATGGGGCCGGACACCTATGAGAACATCAATGGCGGCACGCGCGCCCGCGTTGGCACCTTCGCGGAGTGGGAGCGCAAATGGACGCCTGAGTGGAGCACGCTCCTCGGCGCGCGCAACGACATCGTGTGGATGGATACCGGCGACGTTCGGCCTTATAGCTGGACGTCGATGATGCAGGCTGACGACATAGCCGCAGCCACAGCGTTTAACGCGCGCGACCACGCCCGCACCGACGTCAACTTCGACCTGACAGCGCTTGCCCGCTATGAGCCGAACGCCGCGAGCGCCTACGAATTCGGTTATGCGCGGAAGACCCGCTCGCCGAACCTCTATGAGCGCTATTCATGGGGCAAGGGCATGATGGCTAGCACCATGATCGGCTGGTTTGGCGACGGCAACGGCTATGTCGGCAACCTCGATCTCGATCCAGAGGTCGCGCACACCGTTAGCGCCACGGCAGCGTGGCGCACCGGCCCAGCGGGTGAGTATGAAGTGAAGGTCACGCCGTTCTATTCTTACGTCGAGGATTTCATCGACGTAAATTACCTGAAGACCTTCACAACGTCGAACTTCCAGAACGGAAAATTCCGCCAGTTCCAGTTCGCGAACCACGACGCGGAACTCTACGGCGTGAACGTCTCGGGCAAGGCTCCGCTCTGGGCGAGCGCCGACTATGGGCGGTTCGGCGTGAACAGCACCATCGGCTGGGTGGAAGGCGAGCGCACCGACGGCGTGAACCTCTATCGCATCATGCCGCTCAACGCGCGTGCCGCGCTTACGCATAGCCTCGGCAATTGGTCGAGCACGGCGGAGGTGCAACTCGTCGCATCGAAGGATCAGGTGCAGAGCCTGCGCAACGAATTCGAGACGCCGGGTTATGCGCTGTTGAACCTGCGCACGAGCTATCTCTGGAGCAATGTGCGCTTCGATCTCGCAGTGGAGAATGTATTCGACAAGCTCTATTACCAGCCGCTCGGCGGCTTCGACTATGCCGACTTCAAGGCGACTTCGGGCGCGGAATACGGCGCCGTGGCGGGCGTCGGCCGCTCGTTCAACGCGGCTGTCACCGTGAAGTTCTAG
- a CDS encoding DUF2946 family protein, whose product MRSRHWICSLAIIGVLLHAGTLARHHLVVFGEAVAAAEQLAAAEAYDEHALCRSGAGDDGAGAEPGKKAPGAPKSCLVCLGLAFAHALPPAEAPPLPVPPAFGAALPVIPLHSSHAATNVRLQQSRAPPSLQA is encoded by the coding sequence ATGCGCTCAAGGCATTGGATTTGCTCGTTAGCCATAATCGGCGTGCTATTGCATGCCGGTACGCTCGCGCGCCACCATCTCGTCGTTTTCGGCGAGGCGGTGGCGGCGGCGGAACAGCTGGCGGCTGCCGAGGCTTACGACGAACACGCGTTGTGTCGCTCCGGGGCGGGAGACGACGGCGCAGGCGCGGAGCCAGGAAAGAAAGCGCCGGGCGCGCCGAAATCGTGCCTCGTCTGCCTTGGCCTCGCATTCGCGCACGCGCTGCCGCCCGCCGAAGCGCCTCCCTTGCCCGTGCCGCCTGCTTTCGGCGCTGCCCTTCCAGTCATTCCCCTTCATAGTTCCCACGCGGCGACAAACGTTCGACTGCAGCAAAGTCGCGCTCCCCCCTCCCTGCAAGCCTGA